The following coding sequences lie in one Myxococcales bacterium genomic window:
- a CDS encoding GMC family oxidoreductase produces MAMPSDTLAGPISASAAGAPPAPPAPGVSASSRAEVLTPAERRVALALAEAALPSLASLGGRMPGGSEATVARLDALLSKLGEPAARAARAGLWAAELWSVPRHGGRLSALPLDRRIRAVEAWGESPSRHERWALRALLTLVKSAHFDHPETYAHVGCAYAPSGPKVVERAAWRSQVTDGAAVTEDLELACEVVVIGTGAGGAAAAYELARRGRAVLLLEDGAFTTRADFDGRPTTAYKNMYLGLGSTVAFGNVAAPVMAGRGVGGSTTVNSGTCYRAPDATLARWGEEHGLTMLAAEHLSPYYERVESMLQVEVAPRAYLGGSARVIARGAERLGLAHGPLMRNAPGCDGQGLCCFGCPTGAKRSTDVSYVPEALKRGAELVTGARVQRVNVRDGRARGVTARLASGRTLEVRAEAVIVAAGTLQTPMLLADSGLCGRSGMLGKNLSIHPATKVMALFDETIDMSRGIPQSYAIDQYADEGLMFEGASAPLDVAAIAMPWVGRRFMEVVERYANLASFGLMIQDTSRGQVRRGPGGSPLITYDLNEHDLRRMQRGIEVLSDVFLRAGAERVLPMAHGCEEIRSQADLDRLRRMRLRAGDFEVTAYHPLGTCRMGTDPRRSCVGPDNEAHDVSGLFVTDGSAVPSSLGRNPQMTIMALALRAAEQLDGRLDRLGPVSPSRAAGEAGRVLAFEETMAGTFQRVGEATRRPISFSLRARSGPLTELARTTRVAIDGEVLAEGYGARCPLEGTLELDLLGAGELRYDFTFVANDGERARFLGKKTVRVAALAHTMTHLPAVLQDARGVTVATCEVVFDLRRDLAAFLRTFRLTAA; encoded by the coding sequence ATGGCGATGCCGAGCGACACGCTCGCGGGCCCGATCTCCGCGAGCGCCGCGGGCGCTCCTCCCGCTCCCCCCGCCCCCGGCGTCTCCGCCAGCTCCCGCGCCGAGGTGCTCACGCCGGCCGAACGTCGCGTCGCCCTCGCGCTCGCGGAGGCCGCGCTGCCCAGCCTCGCGAGCCTCGGCGGGCGCATGCCGGGTGGAAGCGAAGCGACCGTGGCCAGGCTCGACGCGCTCCTGTCGAAGCTCGGGGAGCCGGCCGCCCGCGCCGCCCGCGCGGGCCTCTGGGCGGCCGAGCTGTGGTCCGTACCGCGCCACGGCGGCCGGCTCTCCGCGCTGCCGCTCGACCGCCGCATTCGTGCGGTCGAGGCCTGGGGCGAGAGCCCTTCGCGCCACGAGCGTTGGGCGCTGCGCGCCCTCCTCACGCTGGTGAAGTCGGCCCACTTCGACCACCCCGAGACCTACGCCCACGTGGGCTGCGCGTATGCCCCGTCCGGCCCCAAGGTCGTCGAGCGCGCGGCGTGGCGCTCCCAAGTCACCGACGGTGCCGCCGTCACCGAAGACCTCGAGCTCGCCTGCGAGGTGGTGGTGATCGGCACCGGCGCCGGCGGCGCCGCAGCGGCCTACGAGCTGGCGCGGCGGGGGCGCGCCGTGCTGCTCTTGGAAGACGGTGCATTCACCACGCGTGCCGACTTCGACGGCCGGCCGACCACCGCGTACAAAAACATGTACCTCGGCCTCGGCTCCACGGTGGCGTTCGGCAACGTCGCGGCGCCGGTCATGGCGGGGCGCGGCGTCGGGGGGAGCACGACGGTGAACTCGGGCACGTGCTACCGCGCGCCCGACGCGACGCTGGCGCGCTGGGGCGAGGAGCACGGCCTCACCATGCTCGCGGCCGAGCACCTCTCCCCCTACTACGAGCGCGTCGAGTCCATGCTCCAGGTGGAGGTCGCGCCGCGCGCGTATCTTGGGGGCTCCGCGAGGGTCATCGCGCGGGGCGCCGAGCGTTTGGGGCTCGCGCACGGACCGCTCATGCGCAACGCGCCCGGGTGCGACGGGCAGGGCCTCTGCTGCTTCGGGTGCCCCACCGGCGCGAAGCGCTCCACCGACGTGAGCTACGTGCCGGAGGCGCTGAAGCGAGGCGCGGAGCTCGTCACCGGCGCGCGCGTTCAGCGCGTGAACGTCCGAGACGGGCGCGCCCGCGGCGTCACGGCCCGGCTGGCCTCTGGGCGCACGCTCGAGGTGCGAGCCGAGGCGGTCATCGTCGCGGCGGGGACGCTGCAGACCCCGATGCTCCTCGCCGACAGCGGGCTGTGCGGCCGCTCCGGCATGCTCGGCAAGAACCTCTCGATTCACCCCGCCACCAAGGTGATGGCGCTCTTCGACGAGACCATCGACATGTCCCGTGGCATTCCGCAGAGCTACGCTATCGACCAGTACGCGGACGAAGGGCTCATGTTCGAGGGCGCCTCGGCCCCGCTCGACGTCGCGGCCATCGCCATGCCGTGGGTCGGTCGGCGCTTCATGGAGGTGGTCGAGCGCTACGCGAACCTCGCGAGCTTCGGCCTGATGATCCAGGACACGAGCCGCGGGCAGGTGCGGCGTGGGCCGGGAGGCTCTCCGCTCATCACGTACGACCTGAACGAGCATGACCTCCGCCGCATGCAGCGCGGGATCGAAGTGCTGAGCGACGTGTTCCTCCGCGCGGGGGCCGAGCGCGTGCTCCCGATGGCCCATGGCTGCGAGGAGATCCGCAGCCAGGCCGATCTCGACAGGCTGCGCCGCATGCGCCTCCGCGCGGGCGACTTCGAGGTCACCGCGTACCACCCGCTCGGCACTTGCCGCATGGGCACCGATCCGCGCCGCTCGTGCGTGGGACCCGACAACGAGGCGCACGACGTCTCCGGGCTCTTCGTGACCGACGGGAGCGCCGTGCCGTCCAGCCTCGGGCGGAACCCTCAGATGACCATCATGGCGCTCGCCCTCCGCGCGGCCGAGCAGCTGGACGGCCGCCTCGATCGCCTCGGCCCCGTGTCGCCCTCGCGGGCCGCCGGTGAAGCAGGCCGGGTGCTCGCCTTCGAGGAGACCATGGCGGGCACGTTCCAGCGCGTCGGTGAGGCGACGCGCCGACCCATCTCGTTCTCGCTCCGCGCGCGCTCGGGCCCGCTCACGGAGCTCGCGCGCACGACCCGGGTCGCGATCGACGGCGAGGTCCTCGCCGAGGGCTACGGCGCGCGGTGTCCGCTCGAGGGCACGCTCGAGCTCGACCTGCTCGGCGCAGGCGAGCTGCGCTACGACTTCACGTTCGTCGCCAACGACGGGGAGCGCGCGCGTTTCCTGGGGAAGAAGACGGTCCGCGTCGCGGCGCTCGCCCACACGATGACCCACCTGCCCGCCGTGCTGCAGGACGCGCGGGGCGTCACGGTCGCCACGTGCGAGGTCGTGTTCGACCTGCGGCGCGACCTCGCGGCGTTCCTCCGCACGTTCAGGCTCACCGCCGCCTGA
- a CDS encoding serine/threonine protein kinase → MSVDPPTFDPEAAARARVGSALNAKWTLDHLLGVGGMASVFAATHRNGTRAAVKILAADLLNDVSIRERFLREGKIANRVEHPARVAVVDDDTSDRGEPFLVMELLHGETLHDARVAAGGTLPPERALEIFDTVLDLLAQCHDVGVVHRDIKPANIFLSTDGAVKVLDFGVARLREGQANTADATRAGTAIGTPSYTAPEQALGLVDQVDGRSDTWSVGACLYTALTGHKLNDARTEAESFVLAATQAAPSIANVAPNLPVELVAFVDRALAYERERRFQDARSMLGELRGLLAALRAGLMGASAPGKEARGMKVRSNVVGADGEELSEEGKKAVRERLTHIWKLVGVCLSDVRQYGWNHPNSARSLRTGFEQAVDSLTAFPSDILWDVAVAGFFSHGASIWAPDRMPFDRIPYQLFGDGVRRIQLLPGITEDEFRDLVAIFVREVSALTSSAEDDSVTALWDRRFEHVAYVAIDSFASGEGDADSMADAMEVTRELARMAELDRDEQDDSLANRAAQLNLAAQLKASGESAAALSVDPLTRATLGAQMNLSEDKWRDRFADAFADGYLLARNRGDAPKLDDALREWTVDQLALHSHAAVFELFEALTGALGQRRPDEREELEQAIARVMLPFSTLSAVFQELAKQSRDESLEVAIDSSLIVGVAKALDLLGNDSMLLPCCSCYDGVRSEPLRAVLLKYMRRWVNGNEAKLGDLLGTCGPDLGVAILKLVGAVNSAAALAALDRGLTSSHLAVRLEALMHMGDEKKEQVRVEVKGMLDSDKAEVRRETLRLVVGRGLALAGPTLVLRIQAPTFHDLPIEERRLWMRSLWELNAARADAVCSEVLMKYQFVPTERAEATRALAADILRESSSSAEAIEAATSAAKKRWWNSDAVREAAEHALAAIVARRSGAATASGSRGGP, encoded by the coding sequence ATGTCGGTGGACCCTCCCACGTTCGATCCCGAGGCGGCGGCGCGCGCGCGGGTCGGCTCGGCGCTCAACGCGAAGTGGACCCTCGACCACCTGCTTGGCGTGGGTGGCATGGCGAGCGTCTTCGCGGCCACGCATCGAAACGGCACCCGCGCCGCGGTCAAGATCCTCGCCGCCGATCTGCTGAACGACGTGTCCATTCGCGAGCGCTTCCTCCGCGAGGGGAAGATCGCCAACCGCGTCGAGCACCCGGCGCGCGTGGCGGTCGTCGACGACGACACGAGCGATCGGGGCGAGCCGTTCCTGGTGATGGAGCTGCTCCACGGCGAGACTCTCCACGACGCGCGGGTGGCGGCGGGTGGCACGCTCCCGCCCGAGCGCGCCCTCGAGATCTTCGACACCGTGCTCGACCTGCTCGCGCAGTGCCACGACGTCGGCGTGGTGCACCGTGACATCAAGCCGGCGAACATCTTCCTCTCCACCGACGGCGCCGTGAAGGTGCTCGACTTCGGCGTGGCCCGGCTGCGCGAGGGGCAGGCCAACACCGCCGACGCGACCCGAGCCGGCACCGCGATCGGTACGCCCTCGTACACGGCGCCCGAGCAAGCGCTCGGCCTCGTCGACCAGGTCGACGGGCGCTCCGACACCTGGTCGGTCGGCGCGTGCCTCTACACGGCGCTCACGGGGCACAAGCTGAACGACGCGCGCACCGAGGCGGAGTCTTTCGTGCTGGCCGCCACCCAGGCCGCGCCGTCGATCGCGAACGTCGCGCCCAACCTCCCGGTGGAGCTCGTCGCCTTCGTCGATCGCGCGCTCGCCTACGAGCGTGAGCGGCGCTTCCAAGACGCGCGCTCCATGCTCGGCGAGCTGCGCGGGCTCCTCGCGGCCCTGCGCGCGGGCCTCATGGGCGCCTCCGCCCCCGGCAAGGAAGCCCGGGGCATGAAGGTGCGCAGCAACGTCGTGGGGGCCGACGGAGAGGAGCTCTCCGAAGAGGGCAAGAAGGCCGTACGGGAACGTCTCACCCACATCTGGAAGCTCGTGGGGGTGTGCCTGTCGGACGTGCGCCAGTACGGGTGGAACCACCCGAACTCGGCGCGGAGCCTCCGCACGGGCTTCGAGCAGGCGGTCGACTCGCTGACCGCGTTCCCCAGCGACATCCTCTGGGACGTGGCGGTCGCCGGGTTCTTCTCCCACGGCGCGAGCATCTGGGCGCCAGACCGCATGCCGTTCGATCGCATCCCCTATCAGCTCTTCGGCGACGGCGTTCGACGCATCCAGCTACTCCCAGGCATCACCGAGGACGAGTTTCGCGATCTCGTGGCCATCTTCGTGCGCGAGGTGTCTGCGCTCACCTCCTCCGCGGAGGACGACTCGGTCACCGCGCTGTGGGACCGGCGCTTCGAGCACGTCGCGTACGTCGCGATCGACTCGTTCGCCTCCGGCGAGGGAGACGCGGACTCGATGGCCGACGCGATGGAGGTCACGCGGGAGCTCGCCCGGATGGCGGAGCTCGACCGCGACGAGCAGGACGACTCCCTCGCGAACCGCGCGGCGCAGCTCAACCTCGCCGCCCAGCTGAAGGCGAGCGGGGAGTCGGCGGCGGCGCTCTCGGTGGACCCCCTCACCCGGGCGACGCTCGGCGCTCAGATGAATCTGAGCGAGGACAAGTGGCGCGACCGCTTCGCGGACGCGTTCGCGGACGGCTACCTCCTCGCGAGGAACCGCGGCGACGCGCCAAAGCTCGACGACGCCCTCCGGGAGTGGACGGTAGACCAGCTCGCGCTCCACTCGCACGCCGCGGTGTTCGAGCTCTTCGAGGCACTGACGGGCGCGCTCGGCCAGCGGCGCCCCGATGAGCGCGAGGAGCTCGAGCAGGCGATCGCTCGCGTGATGCTGCCGTTCAGCACGCTCTCCGCGGTGTTCCAGGAGCTCGCCAAGCAATCACGCGACGAGAGCCTCGAGGTCGCGATCGACTCCTCGCTGATCGTCGGCGTCGCCAAGGCGCTCGACCTGCTCGGGAACGACTCGATGCTGCTCCCGTGCTGCTCATGCTATGATGGCGTCCGCTCCGAGCCGCTCCGAGCCGTCCTGCTCAAGTACATGAGGCGCTGGGTCAACGGAAACGAGGCGAAGCTCGGCGACCTCCTCGGGACGTGCGGGCCCGACCTCGGCGTGGCGATCCTCAAGCTCGTCGGCGCGGTGAACAGCGCTGCCGCGCTCGCGGCCCTCGACCGTGGCCTCACGAGCTCCCACCTCGCCGTGCGCCTCGAGGCGCTCATGCACATGGGCGACGAGAAGAAGGAGCAAGTGCGCGTCGAGGTGAAGGGCATGCTCGACAGCGACAAGGCCGAGGTGCGCCGCGAGACGCTGCGGCTCGTCGTGGGGCGTGGACTCGCGCTCGCCGGCCCGACGCTCGTGCTCCGCATCCAGGCTCCTACGTTTCACGACCTTCCGATCGAGGAGCGGCGCCTGTGGATGCGCTCCTTGTGGGAGCTGAACGCCGCTCGAGCAGACGCCGTGTGCTCGGAAGTGTTGATGAAATACCAGTTCGTGCCGACGGAGCGCGCGGAGGCGACCCGCGCCTTGGCGGCCGACATCCTGCGCGAATCGTCGTCCTCGGCGGAGGCCATCGAGGCGGCGACGTCGGCCGCCAAGAAGCGTTGGTGGAACTCCGACGCGGTGCGCGAGGCGGCCGAGCACGCGCTCGCGGCGATCGTGGCGCGTCGCTCGGGTGCCGCCACGGCGAGCGGGTCGCGGGGGGGCCCGTGA